From one Caldithrix abyssi DSM 13497 genomic stretch:
- a CDS encoding geranylgeranylglycerol-phosphate geranylgeranyltransferase produces the protein MEVVKYLKNYWQLSRPLNVSIAMITIWVAAFITPQFHLNYKLYFAAVIAGLMTAGANIINDLYDIDIDRINKPNRPLPSGRATQKEARVYFVLNYALSFALAAFCGLPMFMVTFLIGLLLVYYSSHLKRTVLWGNLAVSLASAIAFIYGAMSVGDWRAGIIPAAFAFFFHLGREIVKDMQDLEGDVQNQSITFPARFGLKPSIVLINFVFIFLIILTIIPYILKVYGEMYLWIVTIGVHSVLIFVSVFLWFRNDRAVLGKISHLLKLDMLVGLAAIYLGS, from the coding sequence ATGGAAGTCGTAAAATATTTGAAAAATTACTGGCAGCTTAGCAGACCGTTGAATGTGTCGATTGCCATGATTACCATTTGGGTGGCCGCCTTTATAACGCCGCAGTTTCACTTAAACTACAAATTATATTTTGCGGCGGTGATTGCCGGTTTGATGACCGCAGGAGCCAATATCATTAACGACCTGTACGATATTGATATCGACCGCATCAACAAGCCCAATCGTCCGCTGCCTTCGGGCAGAGCTACCCAAAAAGAAGCGCGCGTCTATTTTGTGTTAAATTACGCGCTGTCTTTTGCGCTGGCCGCTTTTTGCGGACTGCCCATGTTTATGGTTACATTTTTAATCGGTTTGTTATTGGTTTATTACAGCAGCCATCTAAAGCGAACGGTGCTCTGGGGAAATCTGGCGGTTAGCCTGGCATCGGCCATTGCTTTTATTTACGGAGCCATGTCGGTCGGCGATTGGCGGGCCGGGATTATTCCCGCCGCATTTGCTTTCTTTTTTCATCTGGGGCGGGAGATCGTAAAAGACATGCAGGACCTGGAGGGCGATGTTCAAAATCAAAGCATCACCTTTCCGGCGCGCTTTGGCCTTAAACCGTCTATTGTGTTGATCAATTTTGTTTTCATTTTTTTGATAATACTTACGATTATACCTTATATTCTGAAAGTTTATGGCGAAATGTACTTATGGATTGTGACGATAGGCGTTCATAGTGTGCTGATTTTTGTAAGTGTATTCTTATGGTTCAGGAATGATCGCGCGGTGTTAGGGAAAATCAGTCATTTGTTAAAGCTGGATATGCTGGTTGGTCTGGCAGCCATTTATTTAGGAAGTTAG
- a CDS encoding Maf family protein, protein MLFSLIENLERLDIVLASVSPRRFELLKQIGLEFKVIPSDFEEEIQHQSSIRDLVLHNARHKGLFVAEQNPKALVISADTVVAIDGQVLGKPENEDDAFRMLQLLSGKTHQVYTGVGLFLKEYEGLKLDTVCTNVTFRPLSEEEILAYINTGEPFDKAGAYGIQGQGALLVERIEGCYYNVVGFPLTKFFLMLKEFMKHYIIG, encoded by the coding sequence ATGTTATTTTCATTAATCGAAAATTTAGAGAGGCTGGATATTGTACTGGCTTCTGTTTCTCCCAGAAGGTTTGAGCTTTTAAAGCAGATCGGGCTGGAATTTAAAGTGATTCCGTCCGATTTTGAAGAAGAAATCCAACATCAAAGCAGTATCAGAGATCTGGTTTTACACAATGCCAGACATAAAGGATTGTTTGTTGCCGAACAAAATCCGAAAGCCCTGGTGATAAGCGCCGACACGGTAGTGGCGATCGACGGTCAGGTTCTCGGAAAGCCGGAAAACGAAGACGACGCGTTTCGCATGTTACAACTTTTAAGCGGGAAGACACATCAGGTTTACACGGGCGTTGGCTTATTTTTAAAAGAGTATGAAGGATTAAAGTTGGATACGGTTTGTACGAATGTAACGTTTCGGCCGTTAAGCGAAGAGGAAATATTAGCCTATATTAATACAGGAGAACCTTTCGATAAGGCGGGCGCTTACGGAATTCAGGGACAGGGGGCGTTGCTGGTTGAAAGAATTGAAGGGTGTTATTACAACGTGGTTGGTTTCCCTTTAACGAAGTTTTTTTTAATGTTAAAAGAATTTATGAAACACTATATCATCGGGTAA
- a CDS encoding response regulator encodes MEEIKRILMIDDDRHMHRILQLYLRNSGIVVDGVSSGRLALHKLEQETYDLVLTDIQMPGMDGKELIQKIRKKLPEIPILIISAYEEEKFEAEIKTMKKIQMVAKPFDQTTILEKIRALLNSNDISAN; translated from the coding sequence ATGGAAGAGATAAAGCGTATTTTAATGATAGACGACGACCGTCATATGCATCGTATTTTACAATTGTATTTACGCAACAGCGGCATCGTGGTCGATGGCGTGAGCAGCGGCAGGCTGGCATTACATAAACTGGAGCAGGAAACGTACGATCTGGTTTTAACCGATATTCAGATGCCAGGCATGGACGGCAAAGAATTAATCCAGAAAATCCGGAAAAAATTGCCTGAAATCCCCATTCTCATTATTTCTGCCTATGAAGAGGAAAAATTTGAGGCTGAAATTAAAACCATGAAAAAGATTCAGATGGTCGCCAAACCGTTCGACCAGACTACCATCCTGGAGAAAATCAGGGCATTATTGAATTCCAATGATATATCTGCAAATTAA
- a CDS encoding hemolysin family protein: MDQQVINLTLVILGLALSFVFAGAEAAYTVFNKLRLEIWKKQKVKLIKPLTYFQHKPEDFFSTILFGNNIANILTTTFATVLLVKFVDEGSAWLLITAGILIFGEIIPKSLFRSLVNQVIRPVSVIIYLFYWIFKPVIKFLNFLVDIFLTLFRIRHETTRDFYSKDELKLLLKEGYGDSRKKRPEMDYIDNILHFGHIRVKEAMTPRTEMVAAPDSISIEELKDLFIKHNVMHIPIYEDDLDNVIGIVFLWEFFNGAQNIKDILTPLEMVPENLSCARLMQEFKAKNISVALVVDEYGGTAGLVTMDDLIDVMFGDFPEMFEETPKIKRLNRHTWVLDGNFPLDDLSELTGIEFPQGNFETIAGLVLEKLGHIPQKEETAVFEDFRVVITKANRRKIEEVKLIKNLK; encoded by the coding sequence ATGGATCAACAAGTAATAAATCTGACGCTGGTTATTCTTGGCCTGGCGTTGTCTTTTGTGTTCGCCGGGGCCGAAGCGGCCTATACGGTTTTTAATAAATTGCGGCTGGAAATATGGAAAAAGCAAAAGGTGAAATTAATTAAGCCGCTTACTTATTTTCAGCACAAACCGGAAGATTTTTTTTCCACCATTCTTTTCGGAAATAATATTGCCAACATTTTAACCACCACCTTTGCCACGGTTTTGTTGGTTAAGTTTGTGGACGAGGGGAGCGCCTGGCTATTAATTACCGCCGGAATTCTGATCTTTGGCGAGATCATTCCCAAAAGTCTGTTCAGAAGTCTGGTTAATCAGGTGATTCGGCCGGTTTCGGTCATCATATACCTTTTTTACTGGATTTTTAAACCGGTGATTAAATTTCTCAATTTTTTGGTTGATATCTTTTTAACGCTGTTTAGAATACGACACGAGACCACGCGCGATTTTTATTCTAAAGACGAATTGAAATTGTTGTTGAAAGAAGGATATGGCGACAGCCGAAAGAAACGGCCGGAAATGGATTATATCGACAATATTCTGCATTTTGGGCACATAAGAGTCAAAGAAGCCATGACGCCCAGAACAGAAATGGTGGCAGCCCCCGATTCAATTTCCATTGAAGAATTAAAAGATTTATTTATCAAACACAATGTGATGCATATCCCGATTTATGAGGACGATCTGGATAATGTGATTGGCATTGTCTTTTTGTGGGAGTTTTTCAACGGCGCCCAAAACATTAAAGATATCCTTACTCCGCTGGAAATGGTGCCCGAAAACTTAAGCTGCGCGCGTTTAATGCAGGAATTTAAAGCTAAAAATATTTCGGTGGCGCTGGTGGTTGACGAATATGGCGGTACGGCCGGACTGGTAACGATGGATGATCTGATTGATGTTATGTTTGGCGATTTCCCTGAAATGTTCGAAGAAACACCTAAAATTAAAAGACTAAACAGACATACCTGGGTGCTGGACGGCAATTTTCCTCTGGACGATCTGAGCGAATTAACAGGCATCGAATTTCCACAGGGCAATTTCGAAACGATTGCCGGCCTGGTGCTGGAAAAGTTGGGACACATCCCGCAAAAGGAAGAAACGGCTGTTTTCGAAGATTTTAGAGTGGTGATAACAAAAGCAAACAGGCGTAAAATAGAAGAAGTTAAGTTGATTAAAAATTTAAAGTAA
- a CDS encoding 30S ribosomal protein THX — protein sequence MGKGDRRTRRGKIFRGSYGKTRPRKRRKQGKQQS from the coding sequence ATGGGAAAAGGAGATCGTAGAACACGTCGCGGTAAAATTTTTCGCGGTTCATACGGAAAAACGCGTCCACGTAAACGCAGAAAACAGGGAAAACAGCAATCCTGA
- a CDS encoding WbqC family protein: MILSTFRPTFLPDLMYFWQMSQCQIAIFADHLPFSKGARINRSAPLNTPEDVLTIPVQHEASENQIFKRKVVEQTFWKQKHVKTLRHLFHNFPFAEYYLPEIEDLYSTDFVYLGDLLFELHLKLVKWLHLPLQIYRSSKLDFKGDASRLVGDWCKQFQCEAYMAAEQTFRKQWIDARVLKAQNIRTLLFAPLPHSTFLENYARKSILHFILQFGPEAGYILKQYSRKQRKEYSP, encoded by the coding sequence ATGATTCTTTCGACGTTTCGTCCGACATTTTTACCAGATCTAATGTACTTCTGGCAAATGTCTCAGTGCCAGATCGCGATCTTTGCCGATCATCTTCCGTTCAGCAAGGGAGCGCGCATTAATCGTTCTGCTCCACTAAACACGCCGGAAGATGTTTTAACCATTCCCGTACAACACGAAGCGAGTGAAAATCAAATATTTAAACGCAAAGTGGTGGAACAAACCTTCTGGAAACAAAAACATGTAAAAACGCTCCGCCACCTGTTTCACAACTTTCCTTTTGCCGAATACTACCTGCCGGAAATTGAAGACCTGTACAGCACGGATTTCGTGTATCTGGGAGACCTGTTGTTTGAGCTTCATTTAAAACTTGTCAAATGGCTGCATTTACCGCTGCAAATTTACCGTTCGAGCAAACTGGATTTTAAAGGCGACGCCAGCCGCCTGGTGGGCGACTGGTGCAAACAATTTCAATGCGAAGCTTACATGGCCGCCGAACAAACATTCAGAAAGCAATGGATTGACGCCCGTGTGTTAAAAGCGCAAAACATCCGCACCTTGCTATTTGCCCCCCTGCCGCATTCCACTTTTCTGGAAAACTATGCCCGAAAATCCATTCTCCATTTTATTCTGCAGTTCGGCCCGGAAGCCGGCTACATCCTGAAGCAATATTCCCGTAAACAGCGTAAGGAGTACTCACCCTAA
- a CDS encoding GNAT family N-acetyltransferase translates to MSILINILKTDSEFDALQKEWQQLVEEVKPDSIFLTFEWLHTWWQIYKERFVRPQPAIITVRNIETRELIAILPLFSHLKIHGRKKGLKTLQLMGTEIESSDYLDLICAPDKKVVILKKIFGEPRVVDFFLRFDVLLFENIHDDSTLLLEKEELANILNTNVYHYRIKVCPFLPLPQSAEQLMSSLSKNFRSNLKRARNKLERAGFRIELVEHFSQIERAIENLFVLHDQRFKAKQAASKFNFERRGTFHQQIARIFLKNNWLQLYQIWDKDKVIGSLYCYKFNGSMMYMQGGFDPAYTQYGLGNQIILKAIEDAIAMGLKKFDFMRGNEPYKYKWTKEKIFLHKLIFPISLKAKLFFAWQDLTLNLKKIVKLMISKIKQ, encoded by the coding sequence ATGTCAATTCTCATAAATATTTTAAAAACGGATTCCGAGTTCGATGCGCTTCAAAAAGAATGGCAACAATTGGTAGAAGAAGTAAAGCCGGACTCCATCTTTTTGACATTCGAGTGGCTCCATACCTGGTGGCAGATTTACAAGGAGCGTTTCGTGCGCCCACAGCCGGCTATCATTACCGTGCGCAACATAGAAACCAGAGAATTAATCGCCATTCTTCCCCTGTTCAGTCATCTTAAAATTCATGGGCGGAAAAAGGGATTAAAAACATTACAATTAATGGGCACCGAAATAGAATCCAGCGACTATCTGGACCTTATTTGCGCGCCGGATAAAAAGGTCGTCATCTTAAAAAAGATTTTTGGTGAGCCCCGTGTGGTTGATTTCTTTTTGCGTTTTGATGTTTTACTGTTTGAAAACATCCATGACGATTCCACCTTGCTCCTGGAAAAGGAAGAACTGGCCAATATTTTGAATACCAATGTCTATCACTACCGCATCAAGGTCTGCCCGTTTCTTCCCCTGCCTCAAAGCGCAGAACAGTTGATGAGCTCTTTGTCCAAAAATTTCCGCTCCAATTTGAAGCGGGCGCGGAATAAATTGGAGCGCGCCGGATTTCGGATCGAACTTGTAGAGCATTTTTCGCAGATTGAGCGGGCCATTGAAAATCTTTTTGTTTTACACGATCAGCGCTTTAAAGCCAAACAGGCCGCCAGTAAATTCAACTTTGAGCGACGCGGTACATTCCATCAGCAAATCGCCAGAATCTTTTTAAAGAACAACTGGCTGCAGTTGTACCAGATATGGGACAAAGATAAAGTGATTGGCAGCCTGTATTGCTATAAATTTAACGGCAGTATGATGTACATGCAGGGCGGCTTTGATCCGGCTTACACCCAGTACGGCCTGGGCAACCAGATCATTTTAAAAGCCATTGAAGATGCCATCGCCATGGGGCTGAAAAAATTCGATTTTATGCGCGGCAACGAACCTTACAAGTACAAATGGACAAAGGAGAAAATCTTTTTACACAAACTGATCTTTCCCATCTCCTTAAAAGCTAAATTATTTTTTGCCTGGCAAGATTTAACGCTGAATTTAAAAAAGATTGTTAAATTAATGATAAGCAAAATAAAGCAATGA
- a CDS encoding flagellin: MGADLTRINTNIPALQNVDILSRVSDQIAKHQLRLATGKRINSAAEDPAGYMLSRGLESRRRGLQVALDNVSNAQNILDVAEGAYANIMDILQTLKEKATQAADGSLNSTQRAAIDGQVSALITEIDDIVNNTTFNDNTLIDGSFDTAFQTGEKGSEQLQVSLGAADSASLGIDSIDLTTANGASTAISTITTAIDNLAQKMRTLGEYKVRLQSKQSNLSVAITNTEAVRSTLEDADFAREQTEVMKLQILQQTSLTSLTQANAAPQLVLQMFR; encoded by the coding sequence ATGGGTGCAGACTTAACCAGAATCAACACCAACATTCCGGCCTTACAGAATGTAGATATTCTGTCCCGGGTGAGCGATCAGATCGCAAAACATCAGCTTCGGCTGGCAACCGGCAAGCGCATTAACTCGGCTGCGGAAGATCCTGCCGGTTACATGTTGTCCCGCGGCCTGGAATCGCGCAGGCGCGGTTTGCAGGTGGCGCTGGATAACGTTTCTAACGCGCAGAACATCCTGGATGTGGCAGAAGGAGCGTACGCCAACATTATGGATATTCTGCAAACGTTGAAAGAAAAAGCCACGCAGGCTGCCGACGGAAGCTTGAACAGCACACAAAGAGCGGCCATTGACGGGCAGGTATCGGCCTTGATCACTGAGATCGATGATATTGTAAACAACACCACTTTTAACGACAACACCTTGATTGACGGAAGCTTTGATACGGCATTTCAGACAGGCGAAAAGGGAAGCGAGCAGTTGCAGGTTTCGCTGGGGGCCGCCGACAGCGCTTCATTGGGTATCGATAGCATTGATTTAACGACCGCCAACGGGGCAAGCACGGCCATTTCAACCATCACCACGGCCATTGATAACCTGGCGCAAAAGATGAGAACCCTGGGCGAATACAAGGTGCGCCTGCAGTCAAAACAATCGAATCTCTCTGTAGCTATTACCAACACCGAAGCGGTGCGCAGCACGCTGGAAGACGCCGATTTTGCCAGAGAGCAGACGGAAGTGATGAAACTGCAAATTCTGCAGCAGACTTCGCTGACTTCTTTAACGCAGGCCAATGCCGCTCCACAATTAGTTTTACAAATGTTCCGTTAA